The following coding sequences are from one Shewanella violacea DSS12 window:
- a CDS encoding TIGR04211 family SH3 domain-containing protein, with product MLRFFALVGLLLLSPSLLAAGQAGYISDKVYLYLHGGPGTQYRILGSIEAGQAISLLGETQGNYSKIIDHKGREGWVETKMVTRKKSFRQQLPEVQAELDKTKSELEQNLSSSDNNTQLLSKLKSDLSRAQRDLATASSERDRATSQLASIEKNERFQMWQEGGIIALIGLFIGVVLVYLPRPRRKKKNHW from the coding sequence GTGTTAAGATTCTTTGCTTTAGTGGGACTGTTATTGCTCTCTCCTAGCCTATTGGCCGCTGGCCAAGCTGGATACATATCTGATAAAGTTTATCTTTATCTTCATGGCGGACCGGGTACCCAATATCGTATTTTGGGCAGTATAGAGGCTGGCCAGGCAATCTCACTTTTGGGCGAAACTCAAGGTAATTACTCTAAGATCATCGACCATAAAGGCCGTGAAGGCTGGGTAGAAACCAAGATGGTGACTCGTAAGAAGAGTTTCCGTCAACAGCTACCCGAAGTGCAGGCTGAGTTAGATAAGACCAAGTCTGAATTAGAGCAAAACCTTAGCTCGAGTGATAACAATACTCAGCTACTCAGCAAACTCAAGTCGGATCTAAGTCGCGCTCAACGCGACTTAGCTACAGCAAGCAGCGAACGTGATCGCGCCACCAGCCAGCTAGCTAGTATCGAAAAGAATGAGCGTTTCCAAATGTGGCAAGAAGGCGGCATCATAGCCCTCATAGGTTTGTTCATAGGTGTAGTCTTAGTTTACCTACCAAGACCCAGACGTAAGAAGAAGAATCACTGGTAA
- the cydC gene encoding heme ABC transporter ATP-binding protein/permease CydC, with translation MRALLPFIKLFKHQWLMMCIGLILSITTLVAGIGLLSLSGWFLSAAAVAGLTAATAMMFNFFTPSGGVRFFSIIRTASRYGERLATHEATFKLLTQLRTWAWRKLMPLSASNMQGIRQGDLLNRLVADIDTLDHLYLRLLTPMAASFLMLGALYFFVAWFDADLALILCGSLLLVWLVLPWVFYHLGRKPGVDLLESKRIYRVQVLEFVQGLAEISLFGANERFRTQLAESEAKLLASQSAMANVTALSQGALILCHGLVVMGILYMASSGVGEHQPPGPMLAMIVFMTLACIEMLMPIAGAFQHLSSCVTAAERVNELVEQEPGIVFNNVSDIRVQHGELALKGIFFSYEQGSQLDTQQVVLQDINLNIKPGEKVALLGQTGCGKSSLLSMITREWQPQSGNILLDGVEIDQYSQESLTDGITLVSQRIYLFSGTLRDNLTLVQKSVADLPTRAERRAAQTANDEILVGVLDKVGLSNLIQGDKPLDAWIGEGGRQLSGGEQRRIGVARALLRDAPVLLLDEPTEGLDKRTEREILALLFEFAKDKTLLMISHRLTAMTQMDKIHLMEDGQLRVSGSHDDLLVKDEYYASLYHKLN, from the coding sequence ATGAGGGCATTATTACCTTTCATAAAGTTATTTAAACATCAGTGGTTAATGATGTGCATAGGCTTGATTTTGAGCATCACAACCTTAGTCGCTGGCATAGGTTTACTCTCGCTCTCAGGCTGGTTTTTATCGGCAGCAGCTGTTGCTGGTTTAACTGCGGCGACGGCCATGATGTTCAACTTTTTCACCCCATCTGGTGGGGTGAGATTTTTCTCCATAATCAGAACTGCCAGTCGCTACGGTGAGCGTTTAGCGACCCATGAAGCCACCTTTAAACTACTGACTCAATTGAGAACATGGGCGTGGCGAAAGCTAATGCCACTCAGTGCCAGTAATATGCAAGGGATAAGGCAGGGAGATCTGCTTAACAGACTCGTAGCCGATATTGATACCTTAGATCATCTCTATCTGAGACTGTTGACTCCAATGGCCGCATCATTCCTGATGTTAGGGGCACTCTATTTTTTTGTTGCTTGGTTCGATGCCGATCTGGCGTTGATCTTATGTGGCAGCTTACTCTTGGTATGGCTGGTATTACCTTGGGTCTTCTATCACCTGGGGCGTAAGCCTGGTGTGGACCTTCTAGAGAGCAAGCGCATCTACCGGGTGCAAGTTCTGGAATTTGTACAGGGACTGGCAGAGATTTCCCTCTTCGGTGCTAATGAGCGCTTTCGGACCCAGCTGGCAGAGTCTGAAGCTAAGCTATTAGCTAGCCAAAGTGCTATGGCGAATGTCACAGCCTTGAGCCAGGGGGCACTTATCCTATGTCACGGCTTAGTTGTCATGGGGATCCTCTATATGGCGTCATCGGGAGTCGGTGAGCATCAGCCTCCTGGACCTATGCTTGCCATGATAGTGTTTATGACCTTGGCCTGTATCGAAATGCTGATGCCAATTGCCGGCGCCTTTCAGCATCTCTCTTCTTGTGTCACGGCAGCCGAGCGAGTCAATGAACTGGTGGAGCAGGAGCCGGGCATAGTATTCAATAATGTCAGCGATATTCGCGTTCAACATGGTGAGCTAGCACTCAAGGGGATCTTTTTTTCCTATGAGCAAGGTAGTCAACTTGATACTCAACAAGTGGTGCTGCAAGACATTAACCTGAATATTAAACCTGGCGAAAAGGTGGCCCTGTTGGGTCAGACTGGCTGTGGTAAGTCCAGCTTATTGTCCATGATCACCAGGGAGTGGCAGCCTCAATCCGGCAATATCTTGCTCGATGGTGTCGAGATCGATCAATATAGCCAAGAGTCTTTAACCGATGGCATCACCCTTGTGAGCCAACGTATCTACTTGTTTAGTGGCACCTTGAGAGACAATTTGACCTTAGTACAGAAGTCAGTTGCTGATTTACCAACACGGGCCGAACGCAGAGCCGCCCAAACCGCCAATGATGAGATCCTCGTGGGCGTTTTAGATAAAGTTGGACTATCAAATTTGATTCAAGGTGATAAGCCGCTCGATGCTTGGATAGGCGAAGGGGGCAGGCAGCTCTCGGGCGGCGAGCAGCGTCGTATTGGTGTGGCGAGAGCCTTGTTGCGTGATGCGCCAGTCTTATTACTCGATGAGCCAACCGAAGGGTTGGATAAGCGTACTGAGAGAGAAATATTAGCCCTACTGTTTGAATTTGCCAAAGATAAGACCTTGCTGATGATCAGTCACAGGCTGACAGCTATGACTCAGATGGATAAGATCCACTTGATGGAAGATGGTCAGTTGAGAGTATCAGGCAGCCATGATGACTTGTTAGTTAAGGATGAATATTATGCCAGTCTGTATCACAAGCTGAATTAG
- a CDS encoding helix-turn-helix domain-containing protein has translation MSDKVLDLDEVSKLLGKSEATIKRYARENLLTNIGENDEYKFNEDEVNRYLEFSKRLG, from the coding sequence ATGAGTGACAAAGTGTTAGATCTCGATGAAGTCAGTAAGCTCTTAGGAAAATCAGAAGCCACCATAAAACGCTATGCCAGAGAAAACCTACTCACCAATATTGGCGAAAATGACGAGTACAAATTCAATGAAGATGAAGTCAACCGCTATCTGGAATTCTCAAAACGGCTAGGTTAA
- the putA gene encoding bifunctional proline dehydrogenase/L-glutamate gamma-semialdehyde dehydrogenase PutA encodes MEVITMFKASEVLTGHYDSANLDELFKAITNNYIVDEEQYLSELIKLVPSSDEEINRVTKRAHEMVNNVRQYDKKGLMVGIDAFLQQYSLETQEGIILMCLAEALLRIPDAATADALIEDKLSGAKWDIHLSKSDSILVNASTWGLMLTGKIVKLDRNIDGKPSSLLNRLVNRMGEPVIRQAMLAAMKIMGKQFVLGRTVKEALKNSLDKRKLGYTHSYDMLGEAALTKTDAQKYFEDYSSAIASLGEQSYDESQAPRPTISIKLSALHPRYEVANEDRTLTELYDTLIKLIQQARGVNIGISIDAEEMDRLELSLKLFQKLFNSDAAKGWGVLGIVVQAYSKRALPVLCWLTRLSKDQGDEIPVRLVKGAYWDSELKWGQEKGEAGYPLFTRKAGTDVSYLACARYLLSDATRGAIYPQFASHNAQTVASITDMAGDRNYEFQRLHGMGEELYDTLLAESGVKTVRIYAPVGAHKDLLPYLVRRLLENGANTSFVHKLIDPKTPIESLVVHPLVTLQKYKSFANSKIVLPSDIFGEERKNSKGLNMNIISESEPFFAALDKFKDTTWNAGPLVNGELLSGETNEVVSPYDTTQVVGKLAFANNQAIEQALTGADAAFSGWCNTPVEVRANALQKLADLLEENREELIALCTREAGKSIQDGIDEVREAVDFCRYYAVQAKKMMAQPELLPGPTGELNELFLQGRGIFVCISPWNFPLAIFLGQVAAALAAGNTVVAKPAEQTSIVGFRAVQLAHQAGIPKDVLQFLPGTGATVGAAITSDERIAGVCFTGSTGTAKLINRTLANREGAIIPLIAETGGQNAMVVDSTSQPEQVVNDVVASSFTSAGQRCSALRVLFLQEDIADRVLEVLKGAMDELSIGNPSSIKTDVGPVIDAMAKANLNAHIDHIKQVGTLLKQLELPAGTDKGHFVAPTAVEIDSIKVLEKEHFGPILHVIRYKASELAKVIDEINSTGFGLTLGIHSRNEGHALKIASKVNVGNVYINRNQIGAVVGVQPFGGQGLSGTGPKAGGPHYLTRFITEKTRTNNITAIGGNATLLSLGDSDE; translated from the coding sequence ATGGAAGTGATAACTATGTTCAAAGCGAGTGAAGTTCTAACTGGTCACTATGACTCAGCCAATCTCGATGAGCTATTTAAAGCCATCACCAATAACTATATTGTCGATGAGGAGCAATACCTCTCTGAACTCATCAAGCTTGTGCCTTCAAGTGATGAGGAAATTAACCGAGTCACTAAACGTGCACACGAGATGGTTAATAACGTTCGCCAATATGATAAGAAAGGCCTAATGGTCGGTATTGACGCCTTCTTGCAACAATATAGCTTAGAGACTCAAGAAGGAATCATCCTTATGTGTCTTGCTGAAGCCTTGTTACGTATTCCTGATGCAGCCACAGCTGATGCCCTGATTGAAGATAAATTATCAGGCGCTAAATGGGACATCCATCTAAGTAAGAGTGACTCAATACTGGTTAATGCATCGACCTGGGGCCTAATGCTCACAGGTAAGATAGTCAAACTAGATCGAAATATTGATGGTAAGCCAAGCAGTCTACTCAATAGACTAGTAAACCGCATGGGTGAGCCAGTTATTCGCCAAGCCATGCTTGCCGCCATGAAGATCATGGGCAAGCAGTTCGTACTAGGCCGCACGGTTAAAGAGGCGCTTAAAAATAGCCTAGACAAGCGCAAGCTCGGCTATACCCATAGCTATGACATGCTGGGTGAAGCGGCACTGACTAAAACAGATGCCCAAAAATACTTCGAAGACTACTCTAGTGCCATCGCATCCCTTGGTGAGCAGAGCTACGATGAATCTCAGGCACCACGCCCAACCATCTCAATTAAGCTGTCAGCCCTTCACCCTAGATATGAAGTTGCCAATGAAGACAGAACCCTGACCGAGCTGTACGACACACTCATCAAGCTTATTCAACAGGCGCGCGGCGTCAATATCGGTATCTCCATCGATGCCGAAGAGATGGATAGACTCGAGCTATCACTCAAACTGTTTCAGAAACTGTTTAATTCCGATGCGGCCAAGGGCTGGGGGGTGTTAGGTATAGTGGTTCAGGCTTACTCTAAGCGTGCGCTACCTGTGCTTTGCTGGTTGACCCGTCTATCTAAAGATCAGGGCGATGAAATACCTGTACGCCTCGTGAAAGGCGCTTATTGGGACAGTGAGCTAAAATGGGGTCAGGAAAAAGGTGAAGCCGGTTACCCGCTATTCACACGCAAGGCCGGTACCGATGTCTCTTACCTGGCTTGTGCTCGTTACTTGTTATCCGATGCCACTCGCGGTGCCATCTACCCTCAGTTTGCCAGCCACAACGCACAAACCGTCGCATCGATCACCGATATGGCAGGTGATAGAAACTATGAGTTTCAGCGTTTACACGGTATGGGTGAAGAGCTTTACGATACCCTTCTCGCCGAGAGTGGTGTGAAGACGGTACGTATCTACGCGCCAGTTGGCGCTCACAAAGACTTGCTGCCCTATTTAGTACGTAGATTACTCGAGAATGGTGCCAACACTTCCTTCGTACATAAGCTAATAGACCCTAAGACGCCCATCGAATCACTCGTGGTGCATCCGCTAGTCACGCTGCAAAAATACAAAAGCTTCGCTAACAGCAAAATAGTACTGCCAAGCGATATTTTCGGTGAAGAAAGAAAAAATTCCAAGGGACTCAACATGAACATCATCTCTGAATCTGAGCCATTTTTCGCAGCTCTCGATAAATTTAAAGACACTACCTGGAACGCAGGCCCTCTGGTCAATGGCGAGCTATTAAGCGGCGAAACAAATGAAGTTGTCAGTCCCTACGACACGACTCAAGTAGTGGGTAAGCTGGCTTTCGCTAATAACCAGGCCATAGAGCAGGCCCTCACAGGCGCAGATGCTGCTTTTAGTGGCTGGTGTAATACGCCTGTAGAAGTACGAGCAAATGCACTACAGAAGCTTGCGGACCTACTAGAAGAGAATCGTGAAGAGCTTATCGCCCTTTGTACCCGAGAAGCGGGCAAGAGTATTCAAGATGGTATCGATGAAGTACGTGAAGCGGTAGATTTCTGTCGCTATTACGCCGTTCAAGCCAAGAAGATGATGGCTCAGCCTGAACTTCTTCCTGGCCCAACGGGTGAACTGAATGAATTGTTCCTCCAAGGCCGCGGTATCTTCGTCTGTATTAGCCCGTGGAACTTCCCTCTGGCCATCTTCTTAGGTCAAGTTGCCGCAGCGCTTGCCGCGGGTAATACCGTTGTCGCTAAGCCTGCCGAGCAAACATCTATCGTAGGTTTCCGTGCGGTACAACTGGCACACCAAGCGGGTATTCCTAAAGATGTACTGCAATTCCTACCAGGTACTGGTGCAACTGTTGGCGCAGCAATCACTTCAGATGAACGCATTGCTGGTGTTTGTTTTACCGGTTCTACGGGCACGGCTAAACTGATTAACCGCACATTGGCAAACCGTGAAGGTGCCATCATTCCACTGATCGCTGAGACAGGTGGTCAAAATGCTATGGTTGTGGATTCAACATCTCAGCCTGAGCAAGTGGTCAACGATGTAGTTGCTTCATCATTCACCAGTGCCGGTCAACGTTGTTCAGCCCTGCGTGTCCTCTTCCTCCAGGAAGATATCGCAGATCGCGTACTCGAAGTGCTGAAAGGTGCCATGGACGAACTAAGCATAGGTAATCCTAGCTCCATCAAGACTGATGTAGGCCCAGTGATCGATGCAATGGCTAAAGCAAACCTAAATGCTCATATCGACCATATCAAACAGGTCGGAACTTTGCTTAAGCAATTAGAGCTGCCTGCTGGAACAGATAAGGGTCACTTCGTTGCTCCGACTGCGGTAGAAATAGATTCAATTAAGGTATTGGAGAAGGAGCACTTCGGTCCTATCCTGCATGTTATTCGCTACAAGGCTTCCGAGCTGGCTAAGGTGATCGATGAGATCAACAGCACAGGCTTCGGTCTGACCTTAGGCATCCACAGCCGTAACGAAGGACATGCTCTGAAAATTGCTAGCAAGGTCAACGTAGGCAACGTCTATATCAACCGTAACCAAATTGGCGCGGTTGTTGGCGTTCAACCTTTCGGTGGGCAAGGCCTGTCGGGCACTGGTCCTAAGGCCGGTGGACCACACTACCTGACTCGCTTCATCACAGAGAAAACCCGCACCAATAACATCACCGCCATAGGTGGTAATGCGACATTATTGTCATTGGGTGACAGCGACGAGTAA